In Pseudodesulfovibrio hydrargyri, a single window of DNA contains:
- a CDS encoding TRAP transporter small permease, whose amino-acid sequence MQTQETTPFVSLANAVERFSHRLNYVLERVCALLVAGMIGVVWFGILERYALALGATWTEELARYIMIWAALLAVPCCAYRREHIGLDLVFSRLPLNWQMPARMVLDLLGLAFFLFLAYYGVTMARGGANQYATIFGMTMFVPFTAVPVTAGLTAFQIAAVMIRDAAGVTPLFAGKEAA is encoded by the coding sequence ATGCAAACACAAGAAACAACACCCTTCGTCAGCCTGGCAAACGCCGTGGAACGGTTCTCCCACCGGCTGAACTACGTCCTCGAGCGGGTCTGCGCCCTCCTGGTGGCAGGCATGATCGGCGTGGTCTGGTTCGGAATCCTCGAGCGCTACGCCCTGGCCCTGGGGGCCACCTGGACCGAGGAGCTGGCCCGCTACATCATGATCTGGGCCGCGCTCCTGGCCGTTCCCTGCTGCGCCTACCGGCGCGAGCACATCGGCCTGGACCTGGTCTTCTCCAGGCTCCCGCTGAACTGGCAGATGCCCGCGCGCATGGTCCTCGACCTGCTCGGGCTGGCCTTCTTCCTGTTCCTCGCATATTACGGCGTGACCATGGCCCGGGGCGGGGCCAACCAGTACGCGACCATCTTCGGCATGACCATGTTCGTGCCGTTCACCGCCGTGCCCGTCACGGCCGGGCTCACGGCCTTTCAGATCGCGGCGGTCATGATCCGCGACGCGGCCGGGGTCACCCCCCTGTTCGCCGGGAAGGAGGCCGCCTGA
- the hydA gene encoding dihydropyrimidinase: MKLLIKNGLIVNADRSQNADVLIEGAVIKEVAPLLSAGPDFRVIDAKNLMVIPGGIDPHTHLEMPTPVTRTADGFDNGGLAALSGGTTMVIDFINPKYGQSYLEACDICMERAAKATCDYSYHATVTWFDEQAAKELRILAEERGINSFKHFTTYKGSLMLEPDRMLASFALARELGALCTVHAENDEIIAYMQKKLLENGVTHPRGHALSRPPIAEGEATYHAIALARIAGAPLYIVHMSCEDALHAVTRARQSGQEVYAESLCGHLLLDDSVYYNDDPEIAARYVMSPPFRSPEHREALWEGIRSGDIQVTASDNCTFTQADRNRGLTDFTRIPNGAPGIEDRMRIVFSEGVAKGRITPEQFVAVTSTNAAKIYNIHPQKGVIAPGADADVVLWDPEKQHTVSAKTHRHAIDYSIFEGMTFTGSPTMTILGGDIVFENSMVTAKPGQGRFIPRPPRQRIPPCHS, translated from the coding sequence ATGAAACTGCTCATCAAAAACGGCCTGATCGTGAACGCCGACCGCTCGCAAAACGCGGACGTGCTCATCGAGGGCGCCGTCATCAAGGAAGTCGCCCCCCTTCTGTCCGCAGGCCCGGACTTTCGCGTCATAGACGCCAAGAACCTCATGGTCATCCCCGGCGGCATAGACCCGCACACCCACCTGGAGATGCCCACCCCGGTCACCCGCACCGCCGACGGCTTCGACAACGGCGGCCTCGCGGCCCTGTCCGGCGGGACCACCATGGTCATCGACTTCATCAACCCCAAGTACGGCCAATCCTACCTCGAGGCCTGCGACATCTGCATGGAGCGCGCGGCCAAGGCCACCTGCGACTACTCCTACCACGCCACCGTGACCTGGTTCGACGAGCAGGCCGCCAAGGAACTGCGCATCCTGGCCGAGGAACGGGGCATCAACTCCTTCAAACATTTCACCACCTACAAGGGCTCGCTCATGCTCGAGCCCGACCGGATGCTCGCCAGCTTCGCCCTGGCCCGCGAACTCGGCGCGCTCTGCACGGTGCACGCCGAGAACGACGAGATCATCGCCTACATGCAGAAGAAGCTGCTTGAAAACGGCGTCACCCACCCCAGGGGCCACGCCCTGTCCCGGCCGCCCATCGCCGAGGGCGAGGCCACCTACCACGCCATCGCCCTGGCCAGGATCGCGGGAGCGCCGCTGTACATCGTGCATATGAGCTGCGAGGACGCCCTGCACGCCGTGACCCGCGCCCGCCAGTCCGGCCAGGAGGTCTACGCCGAGTCCCTGTGCGGCCACCTGCTCCTGGACGATTCCGTCTATTATAACGACGACCCCGAGATCGCGGCCCGCTACGTCATGAGCCCGCCCTTCCGCTCGCCCGAGCACCGCGAGGCGTTGTGGGAAGGCATCCGCTCCGGCGACATCCAGGTCACGGCCAGCGACAACTGCACCTTCACCCAGGCCGACCGCAACCGGGGCCTGACCGATTTCACCCGAATCCCCAACGGCGCGCCCGGTATCGAGGACCGAATGCGCATCGTGTTCAGCGAAGGCGTGGCCAAGGGCCGCATCACCCCGGAACAGTTCGTGGCCGTGACCTCCACCAATGCCGCGAAAATCTACAACATCCACCCGCAAAAAGGCGTCATAGCGCCCGGCGCCGACGCCGACGTGGTCCTCTGGGACCCGGAAAAGCAACACACCGTGTCGGCCAAGACACACCGCCACGCCATCGACTACAGCATATTCGAGGGCATGACCTTCACCGGCTCGCCCACCATGACCATCCTCGGCGGCGACATCGTCTTCGAAAACAGCATGGTCACCGCCAAACCCGGCCAGGGCCGATTCATCCCCCGCCCCCCGCGCCAACGCATCCCGCCCTGCCACAGCTAG
- a CDS encoding TRAP transporter large permease, with the protein MLTVAIIFFGLLLIGVPIGFVLGIAGVAGLVQVGGDNFLVMAPKRFFEGLNLFTFMAMPFFILAGEIMNRVGMTQRIANLADALVGYLRGGLAHSNMLASVLFAGMTGAAVSDTAAFGNTLVPAMVKQGYTRPFACAVTAAGSIIGPTIPPSNLMVIYGSLAGVSIAGLFAAGILPGLLICLVCMALIVALGRKLGLPKKEGSPSLGEILFAFKGSILALIMPAIILGGILGGIVTPTEAAAIAVFYALFVGVVIHRNLTFNDIVEMLIRTARITGVVFLIIASASILSWWMTFMQIPQQIADAFLNLSTTPWMVKGMILILLLVIGMFMDINAALIILTPMLGTLTQAIGMNPVHAGVMIVLTLNISLMTPPVGACIFVLSSVTGERIERISAALWPFILVEVGVLFITTFWTDLAMFFPKLLLDM; encoded by the coding sequence ATGCTGACCGTCGCCATCATCTTCTTCGGCCTGCTGCTCATCGGCGTGCCCATCGGCTTCGTGCTCGGCATCGCGGGCGTGGCCGGGCTCGTCCAGGTGGGCGGGGACAACTTCCTGGTCATGGCCCCCAAGCGGTTCTTCGAGGGGCTCAACCTGTTCACCTTCATGGCCATGCCCTTCTTCATCCTGGCGGGCGAGATCATGAACCGCGTGGGCATGACCCAGCGCATCGCCAACCTGGCCGACGCCCTGGTGGGCTACCTGCGCGGCGGCCTGGCCCATTCGAACATGCTCGCCTCGGTGCTCTTCGCGGGCATGACCGGCGCGGCCGTGTCCGACACCGCCGCCTTCGGCAACACCCTGGTCCCGGCCATGGTCAAGCAGGGCTACACCCGCCCGTTCGCCTGCGCGGTCACGGCCGCGGGCTCGATCATCGGCCCGACCATCCCGCCGTCCAACCTGATGGTCATCTACGGCTCGCTGGCAGGCGTGTCCATCGCCGGGCTGTTCGCGGCGGGCATCCTGCCCGGCCTGCTCATCTGCCTGGTGTGCATGGCCCTGATCGTGGCGCTGGGGCGCAAGCTCGGCCTGCCCAAGAAGGAGGGCAGCCCGTCGCTCGGGGAGATTCTCTTCGCCTTCAAGGGCAGCATCCTCGCCCTGATCATGCCCGCCATCATCCTGGGCGGCATCCTGGGCGGCATCGTCACTCCCACCGAGGCGGCGGCCATCGCGGTCTTCTACGCCCTGTTCGTGGGCGTGGTCATCCACCGCAACCTGACGTTCAACGACATCGTGGAGATGCTCATCCGCACGGCCAGGATCACCGGCGTGGTCTTCCTGATCATCGCCTCGGCCTCCATCCTGAGCTGGTGGATGACCTTCATGCAGATCCCGCAGCAGATCGCGGACGCGTTCCTGAACCTGTCCACCACCCCGTGGATGGTCAAGGGCATGATCCTGATACTGCTGCTGGTCATCGGCATGTTCATGGACATCAACGCGGCGCTGATCATCCTGACCCCCATGCTCGGCACCCTCACCCAGGCCATCGGCATGAACCCGGTGCACGCGGGCGTGATGATCGTCCTGACCCTGAACATCTCGCTCATGACCCCGCCCGTCGGGGCCTGCATATTCGTGCTCTCCTCGGTCACCGGCGAGCGCATCGAGCGCATCAGCGCCGCCCTGTGGCCCTTCATACTCGTGGAGGTGGGCGTGCTCTTCATCACCACCTTCTGGACCGACCTGGCCATGTTTTTCCCAAAACTTCTGCTCGATATGTAG
- a CDS encoding ABC transporter substrate-binding protein: protein MRRREFLKYSAMGAMGTLLAAVPGLSRAADRAVHWLTWENLAYDKYVADFIKSTGISIDKGFIGSDDEQFAKIRAGGGADWDLITPGLDKVELYVAADLLQPLDLSKIPNAAKRYAPFMDTPLGKKDGRVYGIPFYWGINPIVYRADLMDKEPDWSTLFEGEKYKGRLAMRDYALEAIAIAAMYVGIPRERIFRMDDKELAECKKACIAQKKLLRTYWNSIADLTNLFATGEVVCAFSWVPPYYDLRAKGIDMGMAKPKEGVIGWCDTCAIPKDASPEGAAAAHELINYVLGPDYGYKLALDGPYAISTSTARDKLTPEEQDRVFIKDLSVMDSFVWKENPADYGKWVRIWNEVKAS, encoded by the coding sequence ATGCGCAGAAGGGAGTTCCTGAAATATTCGGCCATGGGTGCCATGGGCACCCTGCTCGCAGCCGTGCCGGGCCTGTCCCGGGCCGCCGACAGGGCCGTGCACTGGCTGACCTGGGAGAACCTGGCCTACGACAAGTACGTAGCCGACTTCATCAAATCCACCGGCATTTCCATCGACAAGGGGTTCATCGGCTCGGACGACGAGCAGTTCGCCAAGATCCGCGCGGGAGGCGGGGCCGACTGGGACCTGATCACCCCGGGCCTGGACAAGGTCGAACTCTACGTGGCCGCCGACCTGCTCCAGCCCCTGGACCTCTCCAAGATTCCCAACGCGGCCAAGCGCTACGCCCCGTTCATGGACACCCCGCTGGGCAAGAAGGACGGCCGGGTCTACGGCATCCCGTTCTACTGGGGCATCAACCCCATCGTCTACCGCGCCGACCTCATGGACAAGGAGCCCGACTGGTCCACCCTGTTCGAGGGCGAGAAGTACAAGGGCCGCCTGGCCATGCGCGACTACGCCCTGGAGGCCATCGCCATCGCAGCCATGTACGTGGGCATCCCGCGCGAGCGCATCTTCAGGATGGACGACAAGGAGCTGGCCGAGTGCAAGAAGGCCTGCATCGCCCAGAAGAAGCTGCTGCGCACCTACTGGAACTCCATCGCCGACCTGACCAACCTGTTCGCCACCGGCGAGGTGGTCTGCGCCTTTTCCTGGGTCCCGCCCTACTACGACCTGCGCGCCAAGGGCATCGACATGGGCATGGCCAAGCCCAAGGAAGGGGTCATCGGCTGGTGCGACACCTGCGCCATCCCCAAGGACGCTTCCCCGGAAGGGGCAGCCGCCGCGCACGAGCTCATCAACTACGTGCTCGGCCCGGACTACGGCTACAAGCTCGCCCTGGACGGCCCGTACGCCATCTCCACCTCAACGGCCCGCGACAAGCTGACCCCGGAGGAGCAGGACCGCGTCTTCATCAAGGACCTCAGTGTCATGGACAGTTTCGTCTGGAAGGAAAACCCCGCCGACTACGGCAAGTGGGTGCGCATCTGGAACGAAGTGAAGGCCAGCTAG
- a CDS encoding ABC transporter ATP-binding protein has translation MNRHCTTTPASSVLLEARGLTKDYGSFRAVHGVDFDIPDDCFVTILGPSGCGKTTILRMIGGFESVTGGSLTLQGTPLMGVMPYERPINTVFQNYALFPHLRVADNVAFGLNLRKLPKSEVKRRVDKALETVKMESMAARYPSQLSGGQQQRVALARAFVNEPKLLLLDEPLGALDLKMRRHMQVELKDLQQRLAMSFLYVTHDQEEAFALSDIIIVMNGGRIEQAACPEEIYHAPVNAYVADFIGGANLIPGTVASVDQSSGEAVIETALGIVEAACSPTVAVSEPACLCVRAEDTRPVGAPEAQSLTFRATVTHVVFQGSVKMVEVEVAGQRIVARLPHDVPAAPGDALDLAVPGHRLRVVHGTPPEGGGAL, from the coding sequence ATGAACCGCCATTGCACAACGACTCCGGCCTCCAGCGTCCTGCTGGAGGCCCGGGGCCTGACCAAGGACTACGGTTCATTCCGCGCCGTTCACGGGGTGGACTTCGACATCCCGGACGACTGCTTCGTGACCATCCTGGGACCGTCCGGCTGCGGCAAGACCACCATCCTGCGCATGATCGGCGGGTTCGAGTCAGTGACCGGCGGCTCGCTGACCCTGCAGGGGACCCCGCTCATGGGGGTCATGCCCTATGAGCGGCCCATCAACACGGTCTTCCAGAACTACGCCCTGTTCCCGCACCTGCGCGTGGCCGACAACGTGGCCTTCGGCCTGAACCTGCGCAAGCTGCCCAAGTCCGAGGTCAAGCGGCGCGTGGACAAGGCGCTTGAGACCGTCAAGATGGAGTCCATGGCCGCCCGCTATCCGTCCCAGCTCTCGGGCGGGCAGCAGCAGCGCGTGGCCCTGGCCCGCGCCTTCGTCAACGAGCCCAAACTGCTCCTGCTCGACGAGCCGCTCGGCGCGCTGGACCTCAAGATGCGCCGCCACATGCAGGTGGAGCTCAAGGACCTCCAGCAGCGGCTGGCCATGAGCTTCCTCTACGTCACCCACGACCAGGAGGAGGCCTTCGCCCTGTCCGACATCATCATCGTCATGAACGGCGGACGCATCGAGCAGGCGGCCTGCCCCGAAGAAATCTACCACGCCCCGGTCAACGCCTACGTGGCCGATTTCATCGGCGGCGCGAACCTGATCCCTGGCACGGTGGCGTCCGTCGACCAATCGTCCGGCGAGGCGGTCATAGAGACCGCGCTCGGCATCGTCGAGGCCGCGTGCAGCCCCACGGTGGCCGTAAGCGAACCCGCCTGCCTGTGCGTCCGGGCCGAGGACACCCGGCCCGTGGGAGCCCCCGAGGCCCAGAGCCTGACCTTCAGGGCCACGGTCACCCACGTGGTCTTCCAGGGCAGCGTCAAGATGGTCGAGGTGGAGGTGGCCGGGCAGCGCATCGTGGCCCGCCTTCCCCACGATGTCCCGGCCGCGCCCGGCGACGCGCTGGACCTGGCCGTGCCCGGACACCGCCTGCGCGTGGTCCATGGCACGCCCCCGGAGGGAGGCGGCGCGCTATGA
- a CDS encoding TRAP transporter substrate-binding protein — protein MRIGKKLTVLIAVAALMLCSAQGALAAKVIKMHHLNKNGAFDNPSGAAAVVFKNLVESGTNGEVQVQIFPSGQLGKDAEVVQQVKDGIIQLGVHSVGAVGSVYPMISVLDVPFAFPNHAVAYEVFDGPFGKKLAGDITAKTGMKCLGFSDSGGFFQFTNSNHPIKTLEDMKGLKIRTMGLDTHKMLVSSLGGQPVSIAWSEVYTSLQTGVADGQMNPVPIVEFAKLYEVQKYLTISNHLFAPHVWMMNMDFYNSLTPAERQVVESAAKTAIVVSRGIANAIEASDRGLPFLSAKMEIYTLPESEKERFRAASQPVVIKYLEEHFGDEGKEMLNAFLDAIKEASK, from the coding sequence ATGAGAATCGGTAAGAAACTGACTGTCCTGATCGCCGTGGCGGCCCTGATGCTGTGCTCGGCCCAGGGTGCGCTGGCCGCCAAGGTCATCAAAATGCACCACCTGAACAAGAACGGCGCCTTCGACAACCCGTCCGGCGCGGCCGCCGTGGTCTTCAAGAACCTGGTCGAGTCCGGCACCAACGGCGAGGTCCAGGTCCAGATATTCCCCAGCGGGCAGCTCGGCAAGGACGCCGAAGTGGTCCAGCAGGTCAAGGACGGCATCATCCAGCTCGGCGTGCACTCGGTCGGCGCGGTGGGCAGCGTCTACCCCATGATCTCCGTGCTCGACGTGCCCTTCGCCTTCCCGAACCACGCCGTGGCCTACGAGGTCTTCGACGGCCCCTTCGGCAAGAAGCTGGCGGGCGACATCACCGCCAAGACCGGCATGAAGTGCCTGGGCTTCTCCGACTCCGGCGGCTTCTTCCAGTTCACCAACTCCAACCATCCGATCAAGACCCTGGAGGACATGAAGGGGCTCAAGATCCGGACCATGGGTCTGGACACCCACAAGATGCTCGTCTCCTCCCTGGGCGGCCAGCCCGTGTCCATCGCCTGGTCCGAGGTCTACACCTCCCTGCAGACCGGCGTGGCCGACGGCCAGATGAACCCGGTGCCCATCGTCGAGTTCGCCAAGCTGTATGAGGTCCAGAAGTACCTGACCATCTCCAACCACCTGTTCGCGCCCCACGTCTGGATGATGAACATGGACTTCTACAACTCCCTGACCCCGGCCGAGCGCCAGGTCGTGGAGAGCGCCGCCAAGACCGCCATCGTGGTCTCCCGGGGCATCGCCAACGCCATCGAGGCGTCCGACCGGGGCCTGCCCTTCCTGTCCGCCAAGATGGAGATATACACCCTGCCCGAGTCCGAGAAGGAGCGCTTCCGCGCCGCTTCCCAGCCGGTCGTCATAAAGTACCTCGAAGAGCACTTCGGCGACGAGGGCAAGGAAATGCTGAACGCCTTCCTGGACGCCATCAAAGAGGCCTCCAAGTAA
- a CDS encoding sigma 54-interacting transcriptional regulator yields the protein MEVNVENVPQDLWEISGAAGKYAAVISKVLRVDVEIVDRNLYRVAGTGRFAGLVGKQMSSASGVYRQVLKTGRPLVIREPGFSEFCADCPNWQSCDETFEMSTPILYRGTVVGVIGFVCFTEEQKAHIQDNFEIFFDFLSQMSDILASKVVESMEFARCLELGQLLETVVDKVDEGVLLLAPDGRIVRSNKAAQQILDFPLEGQDAITVTLARGENRMLQYTEYTVNLLGRSHDVAGIEYRLQHGESSRMLMFRDAQLMHDDALRLASSHERLGLDAILGTSDVIVTLKKQVARFADSNSSVLVTGESGTGKELVARALNEEGGRREGPFVAINCGAIPETLLESELFGYVGGAFTGANPKGKMGRFEQANGGTLFLDEIGDMPLHLQAKLLRALEQREVTRLGSTQPTAIDVRVVSATNRDLEEMVHNGTFREDLFYRLNVIPIHIPPLRDRPRDIHLLCKVFLEQSMERLDKEILTIKESFWAAVSEYHWPGNVRELQNSIEYVANVVDSPAVVTRDTLPVKIRSGAHASEYTDYNLETMERTLVQQALKAFGDETGTKAAKELVAQKLGIGIATLYRKIKKYGLE from the coding sequence ATGGAAGTGAATGTGGAGAACGTGCCCCAGGACCTGTGGGAGATCAGCGGGGCGGCGGGCAAGTACGCGGCGGTCATATCCAAGGTGCTGCGGGTGGACGTGGAGATCGTGGACCGCAACCTGTACCGCGTGGCCGGAACCGGGCGGTTCGCCGGGCTGGTGGGCAAGCAGATGTCCTCGGCAAGCGGGGTGTACCGCCAGGTGCTCAAGACCGGGCGGCCCCTGGTCATCCGCGAGCCCGGATTCTCCGAGTTTTGCGCCGACTGCCCCAACTGGCAGTCCTGCGACGAGACCTTCGAGATGAGCACGCCCATCCTGTACAGGGGCACCGTGGTAGGGGTCATCGGGTTCGTCTGCTTCACCGAGGAGCAGAAGGCCCACATCCAGGACAACTTCGAGATCTTCTTCGACTTTCTGTCCCAGATGTCCGACATCCTGGCCTCCAAGGTGGTCGAGTCCATGGAATTCGCCCGCTGTCTGGAACTCGGCCAGCTGCTCGAGACCGTGGTGGACAAGGTCGACGAGGGCGTGCTCCTGCTCGCCCCGGACGGGCGCATCGTGCGCTCCAACAAGGCCGCCCAGCAGATTCTCGACTTCCCACTGGAAGGCCAGGACGCCATCACGGTCACGCTTGCGCGCGGCGAAAACCGGATGCTCCAATACACCGAATACACGGTCAATCTCCTTGGCCGGTCCCACGACGTGGCCGGGATCGAATACCGGCTGCAGCACGGCGAGAGCTCCCGCATGCTCATGTTCCGCGACGCCCAGCTCATGCACGACGACGCCCTGCGGTTGGCGTCCTCCCACGAGCGCCTCGGCCTGGACGCCATCCTCGGCACCTCGGACGTCATCGTCACCCTCAAGAAGCAGGTGGCCCGGTTCGCGGACTCCAATTCCTCGGTCCTGGTCACCGGCGAGTCCGGCACGGGCAAGGAGCTCGTGGCCCGCGCCCTGAACGAGGAGGGCGGCCGCCGGGAAGGCCCGTTCGTGGCCATCAACTGCGGGGCCATCCCCGAGACCCTGCTCGAAAGCGAGCTCTTCGGCTACGTGGGCGGGGCGTTCACCGGGGCCAACCCCAAGGGCAAGATGGGCCGGTTCGAACAGGCCAACGGCGGCACGCTCTTCCTGGACGAGATCGGGGACATGCCTCTGCATCTCCAGGCCAAGCTGTTGCGCGCCCTGGAACAGCGCGAGGTCACCCGGCTCGGCTCCACCCAGCCCACGGCCATCGACGTGCGCGTGGTCTCGGCCACCAACCGCGACCTCGAGGAGATGGTTCACAACGGCACCTTCCGCGAAGACCTCTTCTACCGCCTCAACGTCATCCCCATCCACATTCCACCCCTGCGCGACCGTCCGCGCGATATCCACCTGCTGTGCAAGGTCTTTCTCGAACAGAGCATGGAACGGCTGGACAAGGAAATCCTGACCATCAAGGAGTCCTTCTGGGCCGCGGTCAGCGAATACCACTGGCCCGGCAACGTCCGCGAACTGCAAAACTCCATCGAATACGTGGCCAACGTGGTCGATTCCCCGGCCGTCGTCACCCGCGATACCCTGCCCGTCAAGATCCGCTCCGGCGCGCACGCGTCCGAATACACCGACTACAACCTCGAAACCATGGAACGCACCCTCGTCCAACAGGCCCTCAAGGCGTTCGGCGACGAAACCGGCACCAAGGCCGCCAAGGAACTCGTCGCCCAGAAGTTGGGCATCGGCATCGCCACGTTGTACAGGAAAATTAAAAAGTACGGCTTGGAGTAA
- a CDS encoding ABC transporter permease, whose amino-acid sequence MSLKRIDRVRQLTLLALTGPNVLFLAVFCVAPLAVLFSYSFFQVSFVDIVREPTLANYARVLESATYRGLVVKALLYGIGIAAVCSVIAYPLAFFIAKRVRVYKAPLLTLLLIPLYTGDLIRIFAWRVVLGAEGVLNSLLMWLGVIKEPIWVLLFSPFSTVVVLTYNYLPFMVLPLWAAIEAMDDSFLEAAMDLGCRRTATFFKVVLPLTGAGLIAGFMMVFVLVVGDYLTPQLIGGSSGVTVTSAIHDMFGAAFDWPTGSALAWVLLTAMAAFITAAVYLFYKSPWGRGIRRAN is encoded by the coding sequence ATGAGCTTAAAGCGCATCGACCGCGTCCGGCAGCTGACCCTGCTGGCCCTGACCGGGCCCAACGTCCTGTTCCTGGCCGTCTTCTGCGTGGCCCCCCTGGCCGTGCTCTTCAGCTACAGCTTTTTCCAGGTGAGCTTCGTGGACATCGTGCGCGAGCCCACCCTGGCCAACTACGCCCGGGTGCTCGAAAGCGCGACCTATCGCGGCCTGGTCGTCAAGGCGCTGCTGTACGGCATCGGCATCGCGGCCGTCTGCTCGGTCATCGCCTACCCCCTGGCCTTCTTCATCGCCAAGCGGGTCAGGGTCTACAAGGCCCCCCTGCTCACCCTGCTGCTCATCCCGCTGTACACCGGCGACCTGATCCGCATCTTCGCCTGGCGGGTGGTGCTCGGGGCCGAAGGCGTGCTCAACTCCCTGCTCATGTGGCTGGGGGTCATAAAAGAGCCCATCTGGGTGCTCCTGTTCTCGCCCTTTTCCACGGTGGTGGTCCTGACCTACAACTACCTGCCGTTCATGGTCCTGCCCCTGTGGGCGGCCATCGAGGCCATGGACGACTCCTTTCTCGAGGCGGCCATGGACCTGGGTTGCCGCCGCACGGCCACCTTTTTCAAGGTGGTCCTGCCCCTGACCGGTGCCGGGCTCATCGCCGGCTTCATGATGGTCTTCGTCCTGGTGGTCGGCGACTACCTGACCCCGCAGCTCATCGGCGGGTCCTCGGGCGTGACCGTGACCAGCGCCATCCACGACATGTTCGGCGCGGCCTTCGACTGGCCCACGGGCTCGGCGCTCGCCTGGGTGCTCCTGACCGCCATGGCCGCGTTCATCACCGCCGCCGTGTATCTCTTCTACAAGTCCCCCTGGGGACGCGGCATCCGGAGGGCGAACTGA
- a CDS encoding ABC transporter permease, protein MRFSGWAALRGYSIAVYGFVYLPIMLMGLFSVNSSDMIAFPLTGFTLDWYNQILHDGRIFKGLLTTMAVAFPVTIITTVLGSMAALVLTRHKFKGKTAFLALLVLPFFVPKLIFAIAQVTFLSDVGITKGLYTVWISQSMIILPFVTVIIASVLFRVDKRLEEAAGDLGATPWQTFRRVTLPLMKNGILAGSFISFVLSNAEYTVSYFTSGRAQPLSVLVASDFRFHLSPSLNALAMLIVLFNILVIVISEWFRRRAVQA, encoded by the coding sequence ATGCGCTTCTCCGGCTGGGCCGCCCTGCGCGGCTACTCCATCGCGGTCTACGGCTTCGTCTACCTGCCGATCATGCTCATGGGACTGTTCTCCGTGAACTCCTCGGACATGATCGCCTTCCCCCTGACCGGGTTCACCCTGGACTGGTACAACCAGATCCTGCACGACGGCCGCATCTTCAAGGGCTTGTTGACCACCATGGCCGTGGCCTTTCCGGTGACCATCATCACCACGGTGCTCGGCTCCATGGCCGCATTGGTCCTGACGCGCCACAAGTTCAAGGGCAAGACCGCCTTCCTGGCCCTGCTCGTGCTGCCCTTCTTCGTGCCCAAGCTCATCTTCGCCATCGCCCAGGTGACCTTCCTCAGCGACGTGGGCATCACCAAGGGGCTCTACACCGTGTGGATATCCCAATCCATGATCATCCTGCCGTTCGTCACCGTGATCATCGCCTCGGTCCTGTTCCGCGTGGACAAGCGGCTGGAGGAGGCCGCCGGGGACCTCGGGGCCACGCCCTGGCAGACCTTTCGCCGGGTCACCCTGCCGCTGATGAAAAACGGCATCCTGGCCGGGTCGTTCATCTCCTTCGTCCTGTCCAACGCCGAATACACGGTCTCCTACTTCACCAGCGGCCGGGCCCAGCCCCTGTCCGTGCTGGTCGCCTCGGACTTCCGGTTCCACCTCTCGCCGAGCCTGAACGCCCTGGCCATGCTCATCGTCCTGTTCAACATTCTGGTCATCGTCATCAGCGAATGGTTCCGGCGGCGGGCCGTGCAGGCCTGA
- a CDS encoding TIGR03905 family TSCPD domain-containing protein produces the protein MKSNLSELTPLTSLDLTAPASDDRESFKPENVCSKMIRYKVENGRLTRLDFTGGCDGNLKAIAALVEGMKVEDVIDKLKGITCGRKNTSCADQLCVALLGGGR, from the coding sequence ATGAAATCCAATCTCTCCGAACTCACTCCCCTCACCTCTCTCGATCTGACCGCACCGGCCTCCGATGACCGCGAAAGCTTCAAGCCCGAGAACGTCTGCTCCAAAATGATCCGCTACAAGGTCGAGAACGGCCGTTTGACCCGCCTGGATTTCACCGGCGGGTGCGACGGCAACCTCAAGGCCATCGCCGCCCTGGTGGAGGGCATGAAGGTCGAGGACGTGATCGACAAGCTCAAGGGCATCACCTGCGGCCGGAAGAACACTTCCTGCGCGGACCAGCTCTGCGTCGCCCTGCTGGGCGGCGGCCGCTGA